A portion of the Paenibacillus sp. PvR098 genome contains these proteins:
- a CDS encoding transposase, translating to MGELRKTYDVEFKHKAVKMFINDMMGYKTVAKALGINDNMVWRWVAHYEKEALAGLEEKRGKSVGSSKGRPKVQAMSPEQELERLRAENEYLKKLWALQRGQNDGKGPMNTSS from the coding sequence TTGGGCGAGCTTCGAAAGACGTATGACGTTGAATTTAAACATAAAGCCGTTAAGATGTTCATCAACGACATGATGGGCTATAAAACTGTTGCAAAAGCATTGGGTATCAACGATAACATGGTTTGGCGATGGGTTGCGCATTATGAAAAAGAAGCTCTAGCTGGGCTAGAAGAAAAGCGTGGTAAGTCAGTTGGAAGTTCGAAGGGGCGTCCAAAGGTGCAAGCAATGAGCCCGGAGCAGGAACTTGAACGATTGCGCGCGGAGAATGAATATCTAAAAAAGCTATGGGCATTACAAAGGGGGCAAAACGACGGCAAAGGACCAATGAATACATCATCATAG
- a CDS encoding CBS domain-containing protein has translation MDIKSFLYPKNKVSYLMTSSNMKEAMDKLEASHYTAIPILDDNGLYFGTLSEGDLLWKLKATPGLSFYTMHEIPVVSIKKRMKVECVAIGADLDDMLALAADQNFVPVVDADRVFLGIIRRKDIIEYYTRNIAD, from the coding sequence ATGGACATCAAATCGTTTCTATATCCCAAGAACAAGGTCTCTTACCTCATGACATCCTCTAATATGAAAGAAGCCATGGATAAATTGGAGGCGAGCCACTATACGGCCATTCCGATCTTGGACGACAATGGCTTATATTTCGGAACGCTATCCGAGGGAGATTTATTATGGAAGTTGAAAGCCACACCCGGCCTCAGCTTCTATACGATGCACGAAATTCCTGTCGTCTCCATCAAAAAACGGATGAAAGTCGAATGCGTCGCGATCGGTGCCGATTTGGACGATATGCTGGCGCTGGCGGCCGATCAGAACTTTGTTCCGGTCGTAGACGCCGATCGCGTCTTCCTCGGTATTATTCGCCGCAAAGATATAATCGAATACTATACCCGAAATATTGCTGATTAG
- a CDS encoding recombinase family protein, with protein MLTAFAYTRVSTKDQAKKDNSLPEQFSRIERYAKEHGIEILRTYMDSDSAYREDNREQFKAMIQDAIQQRPSYIIVDDSSRFARNRAEATESKRNLRKHGVDIRSVNEPYLDYNTTAGLWLEGIQELKNEATSREIAFHVKKGMERNLQNRDPETGWCYKNGGRAPFGYKIIYLQRGQDHKGKPILKSNWVLDEVNAPIIRNVIVDLYTYQKMSYNQIRDDLNARGVSCPTGGYWTTPTVVDVLKEDRLEQYAGIAHWNKIERNTGRKYKPKHEWVTVPSAHPAIITEAELEAALERKKLNRSGALAGATKDSKHLLTGLNFEGSPLFSCGVCGGNVIGYGNSTRNWRKYICGVNRMKGEIACSSVWKVDATWLEQKLVEEIQARYTTPEKVDELIKDVTTNAKSKNAQTDKAIAELSTNEKKIDQEIQRLLNAIKQGVDPSLIAEEINRMKGKKDDIEGKIKALKRSYSQEYNVNVEVLKEFFSNFRMAYDNATNSEKRELIRTFIRHIELHPPTEEIKIEFYHDQVVQSIGLGEAYHK; from the coding sequence AAGAACATGGCATTGAAATTTTAAGGACTTATATGGATAGTGATTCGGCTTACCGCGAAGATAACAGGGAACAATTTAAAGCCATGATACAAGACGCGATTCAACAACGTCCAAGTTATATCATTGTTGATGATTCCAGTCGATTTGCAAGGAATCGTGCAGAAGCGACAGAGAGCAAACGTAACTTACGTAAACATGGCGTAGACATCCGTTCAGTTAATGAGCCTTATCTGGACTATAACACTACAGCAGGATTGTGGCTTGAAGGTATACAAGAACTTAAAAATGAAGCGACCAGCAGGGAGATAGCTTTCCACGTTAAAAAGGGTATGGAACGAAACTTACAGAATCGTGACCCCGAAACGGGATGGTGTTACAAAAATGGAGGTAGGGCTCCTTTTGGTTATAAGATTATATATTTGCAACGTGGGCAAGACCATAAAGGAAAACCGATTCTAAAGTCTAATTGGGTACTGGATGAGGTAAACGCCCCAATTATAAGAAACGTGATTGTCGATCTATATACATATCAAAAAATGTCTTACAACCAGATTAGAGATGATTTAAATGCAAGAGGTGTGTCATGTCCTACTGGGGGATATTGGACTACACCTACAGTTGTCGATGTTCTTAAGGAAGATCGATTGGAGCAGTACGCAGGAATCGCACATTGGAACAAAATCGAGCGCAATACAGGACGCAAATATAAGCCTAAGCATGAATGGGTCACTGTCCCTAGCGCCCACCCTGCCATCATCACCGAAGCAGAACTAGAAGCCGCTTTAGAGAGGAAGAAGTTAAACAGAAGTGGCGCACTAGCAGGAGCAACCAAAGATAGTAAACACCTGCTAACAGGTCTAAACTTTGAAGGCAGTCCGCTTTTTAGCTGCGGTGTTTGCGGTGGAAACGTTATCGGTTATGGAAATTCCACAAGGAACTGGAGAAAGTATATCTGCGGTGTCAATCGAATGAAGGGCGAAATTGCGTGCAGCAGCGTGTGGAAAGTAGATGCTACATGGTTAGAGCAAAAGTTAGTCGAGGAAATTCAAGCACGTTATACAACTCCGGAAAAAGTGGATGAGCTCATAAAAGACGTAACGACAAACGCCAAATCAAAGAATGCACAAACGGATAAAGCTATCGCTGAACTATCCACTAACGAAAAGAAGATTGACCAAGAAATTCAACGACTACTGAATGCAATCAAGCAAGGTGTTGATCCTTCATTGATTGCCGAAGAGATCAACCGCATGAAGGGTAAAAAGGACGACATTGAAGGCAAGATAAAGGCTCTCAAACGCTCATATAGTCAGGAGTACAATGTGAACGTGGAAGTGCTTAAGGAATTCTTTTCTAACTTCCGCATGGCTTATGATAATGCAACAAATAGTGAGAAGCGTGAACTTATACGTACCTTTATTCGTCACATTGAATTGCACCCACCTACCGAGGAAATCAAAATCGAGTTTTATCATGATCAAGTCGTGCAAAGTATAGGTCTAGGTGAAGCGTATCACAAGTAA